A single Oryza brachyantha chromosome 8, ObraRS2, whole genome shotgun sequence DNA region contains:
- the LOC102709195 gene encoding dynamin-2A-like isoform X2 — protein MMEAIEELSELANATRQATAVLADDDPSDPSAQRRGGSSFLTVVALGNTGAGKSAVLNGLIGHPVLPTGENGATRAPICVDLQRDASLSTKSIMLQIDSKSQQVSASSLRHSLQDRLSKAGSSGKGRSDEINMKLCTSNAPQLKLIDLPGIDHRSMDESTVGNYARNDAILLVIVPALQAPDVASSRALRIARELDSEGSRTIGVLSKVDQVAGDQKALGAVQALLVNQGPRTAADIQWIATIGNSVPVASVQPGVGSETSPETSWQAEVESLISILVGSPQSKLGREALVDSLAKQIRERIKVRLPNILNGLQGKSQIIQEELAKLGEQMVQSSEGTRVIALGLCREFEDKFLQHITGVEGAGWKVVASFEGKFPTRIRQLPLDKHFDMKNVKRVHRVLLDIVSATANATPGLGRYPPFKREVIAIASTALDSFKDEAKKMVIALVDMERAFVPPQHFIRLLQRRMERQRQEDELKNRSTKKSSDADPSKATSPQAQTKEGSNLQVVGPAGEITAGFLLKKRAKANDWSKRWFVLNEKSGKLGYTKKQEERHFRGVINLEECNLEEILDEEDSLRSSKDSKRANVPDFGTPGLVFKITHKVAYKNVLKAHKAIILKAESMTDKTEWVTKIKSITEQKGTSAKSGLPMRQSHSDGSLLSTSKKDGSLDTMLRKPVDPEEELKWISQEVRGYVEAVLSSLAANVPKAVVLCQVEKAKEDMLNQLYTSISMRSIDRIEELIQEDHNVKNRREKFKMQSSILSKVTRLLRIHDNRSATATWSNDSSGSDSSPSPRSSGQSGDEWRSAFEPAQDSDSSPGSTSGGRRVPSRMPPPPPQGG, from the exons ATGATGGAGGCGATCGAGGAGCTCTCGGAGCTCGCCAACGCCACGCGGCAGGCCACCGCGGtgctcgccgacgacgacccgTCCGACCCAAGCGCGCAGCGGCGCGGGGGGTCCTCGTTCCTCACCGTCGTCGCGCTCGGCAACACC GGGGCGGGGAAATCGGCGGTGCTCAATGGCTTGATCGGCCATCCCGTTCTC CCTACTGGGGAGAATGGCGCGACGAGGGCCCCAATATGCGTAGATCTTCAGCGGGACGCATCGCTCAGCACCAAATCCATCATGCTGCAAATTGACAGCAAGTCGCAGCAGGTTTCTGCGA GTTCCCTCAGACACTCGTTGCAGGACCGGTTGAGCAAGGCTGGTAGTTCTGGGAAGGGGCGATCAGATGAGataaatatgaaattatgCACGAGCAATG cTCCTCaattaaaactaatcgattTACCGGGGATTGATCATCGGAGCATGGATGAGTCAACG GTTGGGAATTATGCACGCAATGATGCGATTTTGCTAGTTATTGTTCCAGCTCTACAAGCACCTGATGTAGCATCTTCTCGAGCTCTAAGGATTGCCAGAGAATTAGATTCAGAAG GTAGTAGAACTATTGGTGTCTTAAGCAAAGTTGATCAAGTAGCTGGAGACCAGAAAGCTCTTGGTGCTGTTCAGGCCCTACTTGTAAACCAAGGCCCAAGAACTGCAGCTGACATCCAGTGGATAGCTACGATAGGGAATTCTGTTCCTGTTGCCTCTGTTCAACCTGGAGTAGGTTCTGAAACTTCACCAGAAACTTCTTGGCAAGCTGAAGTTGAAAGCCTTATATCTATACTTGTTGGATCTCCGCAAAGTAAACTTGGTAGGGAGGCTTTAGTTGATTCACTTGCTAAGCAGATAAGAGAACGGATAAAAGTTAGACTCCCAAATATCCTGAATGG TCTTCAAGGCAAGTCCCAAATAATCCAGGAGGAATTAGCAAAGCTTGGAGAACAGATGGTCCAAAGTTCAGAAGGAACTCGGGTCATTGCTTTAGGACTTTGCCGGGAGTTTGAGGACAAATTTCTTCAACATATTACTGGTGTTGAG GGTGCAGGTTGGAAAGTTGTCGCAAGCTTTGAGGGAAAGTTCCCAACCAGGATCAGACAACTCCCTCTGGACAAGCattttgatatgaaaaatGTGAAAAGG GTTCACCGTGTATTGCTAGATATAGTATCAGCCACGGCAAATGCCACCCCGGGACTTGGCAGATACCCTCCATTCAAGCGTGAG GTAATTGCAATTGCATCTACTGCTTTAGACAGTTTTAAAGATGAGGCTAAAAAGATGGTAATTGCACTAGTGGACATGGAACGAGCATTTGTGCCTCCCCAGCATTTTATCCGCTTATTACAAAGAAG AATGGAAAGGCAACGTCAAGAAGATGAGCTGAAAAATCGCTCCACAAAGAAGTCTTCAGATGCAGACCCTAGCAAA GCCACAAGTCCGCAAGCCCAAACAAAAGAAGGATCAAATTTACAAGTCGTAGGACCTGCAGGAGAAATTACTGCTG gtttccttttaaaaaaacgtgCAAAAGCAAATGATTGGAGTAAGCGCTGGTTTGTTCTAAATGAGAAAAGTGGAAAG CTTGGATACACCAAGAAACAAGAGGAGAGGCATTTTCGCGGCGTCATCAATTTGGAG GAGTGTAATCTCGAGGAAATTTTAGATGAGGAAGATTCTCTGCGAAGCTCTAAAGATTCTAAAAGGGCAAATGTGCCAGATTTTGGAACCCCGGGTCTCGTTTTCAAGATTACTCACAAGGTTgcttataaaaatgttttaaaag CTCACAAGGCTATTATACTGAAGGCTGAAAGTATGACTGACAAAACTGAATGGGTCACTAAGATTAAGAGCATTACTGAGCAAAAAGGAACTTCTGCAAAGAGTGGTTTACCAATGAGGCAAAGCCATTCAGATGGTTCTCTATTGTCCACTTCTAAAAAGGATGGTTCTCTA GACACGATGCTCAGGAAACCAGTGGATCCTGAGGAAGAGCTTAAATGGATATCCCAAGAAGTCCGTGGATATGTGGAAGCTGTTCTCAGTAGTCTTGCGGCAAATGTCCCCAAG GCTGTGGTTCTTTGCCAAGTTGAGAAGGCAAAGGAAGACATGCTCAATCAGCTATATACTTCGATAAG CATGAGGAGCATAGATAGGATTGAAGAGCTAATCCAGGAGGACCATAATGTGAAGAACAGGCGTGAAAAGTTCAAAATGCAATCATCAATTCTTTCCAAGGTTACTCGTCTGCTCCGTATCCATGATAATCGCTCAGCCACCGCTACTTGGTCGAATGATTCTTCTGGATCAG ATAGTAGCCCTAGCCCTAGGAGCAGTGGCCAGTCTGGAGACGAATGGAGATCTGCATTTGAGCCAGCACAAGATTCTGATTCTTCTCCTGGATCAACCTCAGGTGGCCGCCGCGTTCCAAGCCgaatgccgccgccgccgccacaggGTGGTTGA
- the LOC102709195 gene encoding dynamin-2A-like isoform X1, with translation MMEAIEELSELANATRQATAVLADDDPSDPSAQRRGGSSFLTVVALGNTGAGKSAVLNGLIGHPVLPTGENGATRAPICVDLQRDASLSTKSIMLQIDSKSQQVSASSLRHSLQDRLSKAGSSGKGRSDEINMKLCTSNAPQLKLIDLPGIDHRSMDESTVGNYARNDAILLVIVPALQAPDVASSRALRIARELDSEGSRTIGVLSKVDQVAGDQKALGAVQALLVNQGPRTAADIQWIATIGNSVPVASVQPGVGSETSPETSWQAEVESLISILVGSPQSKLGREALVDSLAKQIRERIKVRLPNILNGLQGKSQIIQEELAKLGEQMVQSSEGTRVIALGLCREFEDKFLQHITGVEGAGWKVVASFEGKFPTRIRQLPLDKHFDMKNVKRIVLEADGYQPYLISPEKGLRYLIRGLLELAKEPSILLVDEVHRVLLDIVSATANATPGLGRYPPFKREVIAIASTALDSFKDEAKKMVIALVDMERAFVPPQHFIRLLQRRMERQRQEDELKNRSTKKSSDADPSKATSPQAQTKEGSNLQVVGPAGEITAGFLLKKRAKANDWSKRWFVLNEKSGKLGYTKKQEERHFRGVINLEECNLEEILDEEDSLRSSKDSKRANVPDFGTPGLVFKITHKVAYKNVLKAHKAIILKAESMTDKTEWVTKIKSITEQKGTSAKSGLPMRQSHSDGSLLSTSKKDGSLDTMLRKPVDPEEELKWISQEVRGYVEAVLSSLAANVPKAVVLCQVEKAKEDMLNQLYTSISMRSIDRIEELIQEDHNVKNRREKFKMQSSILSKVTRLLRIHDNRSATATWSNDSSGSDSSPSPRSSGQSGDEWRSAFEPAQDSDSSPGSTSGGRRVPSRMPPPPPQGG, from the exons ATGATGGAGGCGATCGAGGAGCTCTCGGAGCTCGCCAACGCCACGCGGCAGGCCACCGCGGtgctcgccgacgacgacccgTCCGACCCAAGCGCGCAGCGGCGCGGGGGGTCCTCGTTCCTCACCGTCGTCGCGCTCGGCAACACC GGGGCGGGGAAATCGGCGGTGCTCAATGGCTTGATCGGCCATCCCGTTCTC CCTACTGGGGAGAATGGCGCGACGAGGGCCCCAATATGCGTAGATCTTCAGCGGGACGCATCGCTCAGCACCAAATCCATCATGCTGCAAATTGACAGCAAGTCGCAGCAGGTTTCTGCGA GTTCCCTCAGACACTCGTTGCAGGACCGGTTGAGCAAGGCTGGTAGTTCTGGGAAGGGGCGATCAGATGAGataaatatgaaattatgCACGAGCAATG cTCCTCaattaaaactaatcgattTACCGGGGATTGATCATCGGAGCATGGATGAGTCAACG GTTGGGAATTATGCACGCAATGATGCGATTTTGCTAGTTATTGTTCCAGCTCTACAAGCACCTGATGTAGCATCTTCTCGAGCTCTAAGGATTGCCAGAGAATTAGATTCAGAAG GTAGTAGAACTATTGGTGTCTTAAGCAAAGTTGATCAAGTAGCTGGAGACCAGAAAGCTCTTGGTGCTGTTCAGGCCCTACTTGTAAACCAAGGCCCAAGAACTGCAGCTGACATCCAGTGGATAGCTACGATAGGGAATTCTGTTCCTGTTGCCTCTGTTCAACCTGGAGTAGGTTCTGAAACTTCACCAGAAACTTCTTGGCAAGCTGAAGTTGAAAGCCTTATATCTATACTTGTTGGATCTCCGCAAAGTAAACTTGGTAGGGAGGCTTTAGTTGATTCACTTGCTAAGCAGATAAGAGAACGGATAAAAGTTAGACTCCCAAATATCCTGAATGG TCTTCAAGGCAAGTCCCAAATAATCCAGGAGGAATTAGCAAAGCTTGGAGAACAGATGGTCCAAAGTTCAGAAGGAACTCGGGTCATTGCTTTAGGACTTTGCCGGGAGTTTGAGGACAAATTTCTTCAACATATTACTGGTGTTGAG GGTGCAGGTTGGAAAGTTGTCGCAAGCTTTGAGGGAAAGTTCCCAACCAGGATCAGACAACTCCCTCTGGACAAGCattttgatatgaaaaatGTGAAAAGG ATTGTTCTTGAGGCTGATGGTTACCAACCATACCTGATATCGCCTGAAAAAGGCTTAAGATATCTTATAAGAGGACTTCTAGAATTAGCCAAGGAGCCATCAATTCTCCTTGTGGATGAG GTTCACCGTGTATTGCTAGATATAGTATCAGCCACGGCAAATGCCACCCCGGGACTTGGCAGATACCCTCCATTCAAGCGTGAG GTAATTGCAATTGCATCTACTGCTTTAGACAGTTTTAAAGATGAGGCTAAAAAGATGGTAATTGCACTAGTGGACATGGAACGAGCATTTGTGCCTCCCCAGCATTTTATCCGCTTATTACAAAGAAG AATGGAAAGGCAACGTCAAGAAGATGAGCTGAAAAATCGCTCCACAAAGAAGTCTTCAGATGCAGACCCTAGCAAA GCCACAAGTCCGCAAGCCCAAACAAAAGAAGGATCAAATTTACAAGTCGTAGGACCTGCAGGAGAAATTACTGCTG gtttccttttaaaaaaacgtgCAAAAGCAAATGATTGGAGTAAGCGCTGGTTTGTTCTAAATGAGAAAAGTGGAAAG CTTGGATACACCAAGAAACAAGAGGAGAGGCATTTTCGCGGCGTCATCAATTTGGAG GAGTGTAATCTCGAGGAAATTTTAGATGAGGAAGATTCTCTGCGAAGCTCTAAAGATTCTAAAAGGGCAAATGTGCCAGATTTTGGAACCCCGGGTCTCGTTTTCAAGATTACTCACAAGGTTgcttataaaaatgttttaaaag CTCACAAGGCTATTATACTGAAGGCTGAAAGTATGACTGACAAAACTGAATGGGTCACTAAGATTAAGAGCATTACTGAGCAAAAAGGAACTTCTGCAAAGAGTGGTTTACCAATGAGGCAAAGCCATTCAGATGGTTCTCTATTGTCCACTTCTAAAAAGGATGGTTCTCTA GACACGATGCTCAGGAAACCAGTGGATCCTGAGGAAGAGCTTAAATGGATATCCCAAGAAGTCCGTGGATATGTGGAAGCTGTTCTCAGTAGTCTTGCGGCAAATGTCCCCAAG GCTGTGGTTCTTTGCCAAGTTGAGAAGGCAAAGGAAGACATGCTCAATCAGCTATATACTTCGATAAG CATGAGGAGCATAGATAGGATTGAAGAGCTAATCCAGGAGGACCATAATGTGAAGAACAGGCGTGAAAAGTTCAAAATGCAATCATCAATTCTTTCCAAGGTTACTCGTCTGCTCCGTATCCATGATAATCGCTCAGCCACCGCTACTTGGTCGAATGATTCTTCTGGATCAG ATAGTAGCCCTAGCCCTAGGAGCAGTGGCCAGTCTGGAGACGAATGGAGATCTGCATTTGAGCCAGCACAAGATTCTGATTCTTCTCCTGGATCAACCTCAGGTGGCCGCCGCGTTCCAAGCCgaatgccgccgccgccgccacaggGTGGTTGA
- the LOC102709481 gene encoding chaperonin-like RBCX protein 1, chloroplastic, with protein MASPRCAALLHPAGARRGLLLDHEQPLWGTETRRHRHQRRRRLMSGLETAAPPRCHKMYVPGFGEGSPEKKAAMNLQHFFNYIAVRVVLTQLESYNREAYGELMEFVNRNSLNDADTFCKKLIRESPRHKQLAMRILEVRSAYVKNDFEWDNLKRLSFKMVDEANTRLMRDYVLETSHIEDEN; from the exons ATGGCGTCTCCTCGctgcgccgccctcctccaccccgccggagctcgccggGGTCTCCTCCTCGACCACGAGCAGCCGCTGTGGGGGACGGAGACgcgccggcaccggcaccagcgccgccggcgtctcATGAGCGGCCTCGagaccgccgcgccgccccggtgCCACAAGATGTATGTACCCG GCTTCGGAGAGggctcgccggagaagaaggcgGCAATGAACCTGCAGCACTTCTTCAACTACATTGCTGTCAGGGTTGTGCTCACACAGCTTGAG AGTTACAACCGGGAAGCATATGGTGAGCTGATGGAGTTTGTGAACCGCAACTCCCTCAACGATGCTGATACTTTCTGCAAAAAGTTGATTCGCGAGTCTCCAAGGCACAAGCAGTTAG CAATGAGGATTTTAGAG GTCCGTTCTGCTTATGTCAAGAATGATTTCGAGTGGGACAATCTGAAAAGGTTATCTTTCAAG ATGGTTGATGAGGCCAACACAAGGCTCATGAGGGATTATGTCTTGGAGACCAGCCACATCGAAGACGAAAATTGA
- the LOC102699983 gene encoding endoglucanase 21-like, producing MARGITTAMLVCAAVVVVLLLLLLLPPTMAAGGGVGGGKGFDYRKALQSGLLYFEAQRSGHLPYNQRVRWRGHSGLADGLQQGVDLVGGYYDAGDNVKFGLPMAFTVTMLSWSAIEFAAEIAAAGERRHVLEAIKWGIDYLVKAHTAADELWAEVGDGDTDHYCWQRPEDMTTSRQAYKVDRHNPGSDVAGETAAALAAASIVFRRSNPHYSHLLLHHAEQLFDFGDKYRGKYDSSIGEVWSYYASASGYGDEMLWAALWLHRATGRRGYLDYAVAMADEFGGTGWAITEFSWDVKYAGLQILAAKVLMDGKYPEQHRATLEQYRSKAEHYLCACLGKNAAAGDNVNRTAGGLLFVRQWNNMQYVTNAAFLLTVYSRYLRDQHSDSGELVVRCSGGTTASAGELAAQARAQAEYVLGANPAGVSYMVGYGRRFPRRVHHRGASIVSHRADGRFIGCVQGYDDWFRRGGANPNVVVGAIVGGPDHRDRFVDRRDNYMQTEACTYNTAPMVGVFAHLHSESDDRHCRK from the exons ATGGCGAGAGGCATCACGACGGCAATGCTTGTCTGTGCTGCGGTGGTggtcgtgctgctgctgctgctgctgctgccgccgacgatggcggccggcggcggcgtcggcggcggcaaggggtTCGACTACAGGAAGGCGCTGCAGAGTGGGTTGCTCTACTTCGAGGCGCAGCGGTCGGGGCACCTGCCGTACAACCAGCGGGTGCGGTGGCGCGGCCACTCGGGGCTCGCCGACGGGCTGCAGCAAGGGGTGGACCTCGTCGGCGGCTActacgacgccggcgacaacGTGAAGTTCGGCCTGCCGATGGCGTTCACGGTGACGATGCTGTCGTGGAGCGCCATCGAGTTCGCGGCGGAGatcgcggccgccggcgagcggcggcacgTGCTGGAGGCCATCAAGTGGGGCATCGACTACCTGGTGAAGGCGCACACGGCGGCCGACGAGCTGTGGGCcgaggtcggcgacggcgacaccgaccactACTGCTGGCAGCGCCCCGAGGACATGACCACCTCGCGCCAGGCCTACAAGGTCGACCGCCACAACCCTGGctccgacgtcgccggcgagaccgccgccgccctcgccgccgcctccatcgtCTTCCGCCGCTCCAACCCCCACTactcccacctcctcctccaccacgcCGAGCAG CTGTTCGACTTTGGTGACAAGTACAGGGGCAAGTACGACAGCAGCATCGGCGAGGTGTGGAGCTACTACGCGTCGGCGAGCGGCTACGGCGACGAGATGCTGTGGGCGGCTCTGTGGCTGCACCGCGcgaccggccgccgcggctACCTCGACTACGCTGTCGCCATGGCCGACGAGTTCGGCGGCACCGGCTGGGCCATCACGGAGTTCAGCTGGGACGTCAAGTACGCCGGCCTCCAGATCCTCGCCGCCAAGGTGCTCATGGACGGGAAGTACCCCGAGCAGCACCGCGCGACGCTGGAGCAGTACAGGTCCAAGGCGGAGCACTACCTCTGCGCCTGCCTCGGcaagaacgccgccgccggcgacaacGTGAACCGCACGGCCGGTGGGCTGCTGTTCGTCCGGCAGTGGAACAACATGCAGTACGTCACCAacgccgccttcctcctcaCCGTCTACTCCCGCTACCTGCGGGATCAGCACTCTGACTCCGGCGAGCTGGTAGTCCGGTGCTCCGgcgggacgacggcgagcgccggcgagctggcggcgcaggcgcgggcgcaggcggAGTACGTGCTGGGCGCCAACCCGGCCGGGGTGAGCTACATGGTCGGGTACGGGCGGCGGTTCCCGCGGCGGGTGCACCACCGCGGCGCGTCCATCGTGTCGCACCGCGCCGACGGGCGGTTCATCGGGTGCGTGCAGGGGTACGACGACTGgttccgccgcggcggcgccaacCCCAACGTCGTTGTGGGCGCCATCGTCGGCGGGCCGGACCACCGCGACAGGTTCGTGGACCGCCGCGACAACTACATGCAGACGGAGGCGTGCACCTACAACACCGCGCCCATGGTCGGCGTCTTCGCGCATCTGCACAGCGAGAGCGACGACCGCCACTGCCGAAAGTAG